The following is a genomic window from Homalodisca vitripennis isolate AUS2020 chromosome 5, UT_GWSS_2.1, whole genome shotgun sequence.
GATTTTTGAATGGAATATGTCTATCTCTAATTGTCCTGTTTTTGCCACAGACATCCAACGAGGCTTGAGTTATTGGATCAGCACAAAGGAGCAGGTCCTGACGGCGTACCCCCACTGGGTACTTAAGCATTGTGCTCACATTTTGGCACCACACCTTGCTCTGCATTTTGGGGCCTTACTTAGATCAGGTGTCTTTCCTGCCGTTCTCAAGCAGAGTTATATTGTTCCGATTCACAAGTCAGGTGACAAAGCAAATGTTATGAACTATCGTCCTATATCTATTCAACCTGCCATTGCTAAAGTGTTTGAAAGTGTTGTTCTCGACTTCCTCTACTTTCGGCTTAGCCGTTGTATGGTAATGGAACAGCATGGATTCATGAGAGGGACGCTCGACTGTGACGAATCTTCTTCAATTCCAGGAAGTCGTCACACTTCTGCGCTTGTTAGCGGTCACCAAGTGGACTGCGTCTACCTGGATTATGCCAAAAGCATTTGACAGGGTTAATCATCATATTCTGCTTGCAAAGCTGCATGGATATGGGATTTGTGGGTCCTTGTTAAAGTGGCTGGAAAATTATCTACTGAAGAGAGAGTGTTTCTGGTCAAATGTGATGGCACTACATCAACGCCTTATCCTGTCCTTTCTGGCGTACCGCAGGGATCCCACCTTGGACCCCTGCTGTTCAATCTATTTATAAATGACGTTGGAGGTGTTATTACCACTAAATTTtccatgtttgctgatgacatcaaAGTTTTATACCTGTGTGCTTAGTGAGTGAGCAAAATTCAACTAGATCTGTAATCATCATTGATCAGTATAAGTGATTGGTGCGACAGCAACTCCATGGAATTAAATCTTTCCAAGTGCAGGGTAATGACATTCCATCGTGGCAAGAGCTGTCGTCATTTCAACTACAGCATCAATGGCAAACAGCTTGAAAGAGTGTTCAGGATACGTGACCTTGGTGTTATTCTAAACTCCTCCCTAAGTTACAATGACCATATTTTGAACGTCACTTCTAGAGCCAATGCTCTCATCGGTTTCATTGTAAGATCTACTAGAGACTTTAGATCCCCAATCATCACCATGGTCAATCTATACAAGACCCTAGTACGCCCTGTTTTGGAATACGGTTCTGTAATTTGGTCACCCTATCAAATTGGCCACAATGAGATGCTGAACAGGGTTCAGGTAAGTTTTGTGCGTCTCCTCGGAATACGACTTGGATATACCTTACTGGGCACTCCAGTGGCTGAAGTGGAGGACATGTTTGGCTTGCAGTCCCTCTCTCTCCGAAGGAAGTTCCTCgaccttgtgtttttgaacaagatCGTGAGTGGTGTGCTGGATTGCCCGGTCATCTTAAGCTACATCGACATATCCATCCCAAGAGGTACTAGGTCGAGGACAATCTTCCAGAGAAGATCCATGCCCTCATACTATGCGTATAACTCATCAGTCCCAAGACTCCTCCGCTGTGGCAGTGACGTGGCTCCACTGATTGACTTCTTCATGAGGCCAACTGGATTTAGAAATgaactatttcaaattatttataagaaaccctAGTTGGGCTTTTTGTTGTGGCAGTATCATAGGTATGGCAATTTCTGTTTAGGGTAAAATTTTTGCactcttttttttactttatgtatgCCTAACTCATTGTTGTTTGTTATTGTCTTGGTTGTTGAAGTTTGTTCtaggtttatcttttgttatttctttaggaaatgtaatttttttattttttaaaatttttatcatattgttatagtttgttttcaagtttattgctttaaaaattttactgttgtagtcgttcaagttttatttttgattgttgccctcttttcttgtctggacactagtcttgttacacttgctgttttgctcaccagctcctgactttttttgtcttagttgttTGTCCACATACTTAAtgcatatattattgtgtattcatatagtattagtatgcctatattgtattgtggtattcaaatattattaattattattgtaaaaatggtggataccgttgatgaataaataaataaataaatgaacttttgttaaaataaataattaaaaaaacttaggTTAAACCTGTTTAAAATCAAGGACGCAAAAAAGTTATGATTCTGGTTGCACCTTTGTTTAAGCAATATGTGGATATTAGGGTGACATAAGCAACTTGACCTTTCTTGTTAGTCACTTACAACTCTATAAGACGCGTGACAGTGATCGCTGCAGTCGATGGGACTTCGAGTCTTCCACCCGTTTTACATTTGCATCCACGACTACCAAAATGGACGTATGATTTGAAGCAAGTGAATTACTAGAGTGATTAAATAAGCTGTGATTAAATTTGCAAGGCCTTAAATTTCTAAATCAGGCAATATTCCACAATATGTTGGACAAATTGTTAGTCATGCGTTTAGTCAAAACTACTACATTTTATTCCTCCATGCAATCATTCAACTGTCACTTAATATAATCCTGCAAAGTAAAAGTATAC
Proteins encoded in this region:
- the LOC124363652 gene encoding uncharacterized protein LOC124363652, translated to MDKRAEGTQYVSVEGGLSRVVDTDLPDIQRGLSYWISTKEQVLTAYPHWVLKHCAHILAPHLALHFGALLRSGVFPAVLKQSYIVPIHKSGDKANVMNYRPISIQPAIAKVFESVVLDFLYFRLSRCMVMEQHGFMRGTLDCDESSSIPGSRHTSALVSGHQVDCVYLDYAKSI